In Chelonoidis abingdonii isolate Lonesome George chromosome 9, CheloAbing_2.0, whole genome shotgun sequence, the genomic window ACAATCCCGTTTCACAACTCGTGGGAGGTGTCTAGAGCCATTGGCCCGGACTGTGGCATTGGGATGGGCTTCGTGGGTTTAAGGGTAATAGGGAGTTGTCATGACCAGAGCTGCTAACCCCTGCAGTACTTCACGCCTAAATGGAACAGGCCAGGCTGGAAGCTCCGCTCTTGAAACACGACTTGGACTCAACAATAACCCCGCCTACATCATGTTAGGCCAACAACCCTCTGTTTAAAAAGCTCTGCTAGAGCTTCTAAAGCTGTAGTTGTCTCCCTGCAGTTCACCCACCACGACACCCCCCTAGCTTCTAGGTTCCATTCAAGACGACGTAATCtctacacaacacacacacaccatgtcgAGTAGGTGAAGAACAATCCATTTTGTTCAAACCCTGGGCCCAGAGGTGAAACGTGAGCCATGCCCGCCCTGCCCCAACCCCGACGGGCTTGTCAGGCGATGTGTACAACTTTTCATCTGACACAGTCACTTCCAGTTTCCACTGTGAATTTCTGTGGATTTCTGCGGAGTGTATGTTTTAAGCTCGCAAACCAAACAGGGTTGATGTGGTCAGAGCAAAAACGCAAAACAAAAAACACGCTGTGTGGCTGGTGTCGTGGCTTTGGCACTGCTTCTGTGCACCGTCCTCTTTCATCATGTCCCCCGCAGGTCTTCACGAGCAATGGAGTCACCCGGCACCAATTGCGAAGCTGCGCACAGTACCCCCCACCGGAGAAAAAAGTTTTCAAGTGAAACACAGTGTCTTCAGAGAAGAACATAGGAACATGAATCACATGGAGCATCAAAAATGATCCCCACCGGGTGCAGCAAAGTTACTTCTGAGCCATGCTAGTTCCAGGTCCTGGGAAAGGTCCCATGGTCATGCCTTTGTGCGGATATGGATACCAGGCTATATGTAGCTCTTGCGTATTTTCCTGATTGCTCGCTCTAGTGTGGTTTCTCAGGGCTCAACCATTACAGACATTGGCCCAGATATGTGCGCGAAACTGAACGTGCAGTAGCTATGTGAAAAGTTGCAATGCCTCGCGTAGACCCAATACAGTATTGTGTGGCTGTCGCGCTGTCGACAGAGGTTTGGGCATTTGCTTGAAGAAAAGTTTGTTCATAGCTGGGGCAAATAGACTTCTGGAATCAAACCTAGTACCGCCGTTCAATCAGCCAGTGTATCCAGCAGCTCAGCTCGGCGGAAAATACTGCAGAGCTACCATGTGCCGCCCACCAAAAACTGCTTAGGCTGTAAGTCTTCAATCAGCAAATGCATAGCAGAGCAAGAGGCAACCTAAGGCAAAGTCAATCTGCTTAAACGTCCATGTGCAAGATTCCTGCCCAGGTGTGAATTTAGACAGGCCGCAGCTCCCGGCCAGTCCGTTATAACTCAACGTCTGTCGGTTTTACCTACAGCAGTTTGGCACACCTCTCTGGGCTTCGCCTCCTGGCTTTTTGCTCCGCAGCTGCTCTATTACAATCCTGATCTCCATCGTGACGGGTGGGCAGAGAGGTCCGTCACTCTCCAGGACTGTATGGTATCCGACAGTCAGTTGTGCTGAGACTAGACCAGTTAGTGAATGTGCATTTGTGGCCCCTGCCTTGCCTGCCCATAGTTAGCTGGACTTCGACCGACCTTAGGTCTGCAGTTCCTCCTCGGGGTCCCTGTGAAATGTTGGGCAGCAAAGGAGCTCTCAGGATTGAGCCAGTGCATGCCACCACGCGCCCACGCCCACAAACATTAGGGTGCTAGCAGACCGTGCCGCCATGTCGATCGTGCGCACGATGCCAATCTCGCCTCAGTGTCTTGTCATCCATGATCACTCTCACTAGTATCTTTCTCATGCCAAACATCTAAGTCGTTGGTGAGTATGACCGAGGCGGTCCAACAGCCCTGCTGGCCCCATCTCTACTTCCGACCGGAGTTTTGGGAGGTTTTAGTTCTTGGGTAGTTAGGGTTGCAGAGTTGGTGGCAACCGGTTTTCGATGAATGTTTTTGCGCTTAGTATTCCCTGCAGCACTGTCGAGACATGTGGCTTTAGTATTGAGGACTCCTAGTGCAGCCAGCTCTCACATGGTGTCCCAGTTGGCTCAGAGTCATATATGGCACTGATCTGGACCAAatattggagaaatggtctgaccGGTAAACTCAGATGAAGTTCGCAATAAGACCAAATGCTAAAGTGCTGCCACGTTTAGGGACAGACATCAAGTTTCAACTGAACGAATGAGAGAGAACTGTTAGGGAGGAGTATGGGGACCGAAAGAGATTAGGGGTCTAGTGGGACCACAGCTCAATATGTTCACAGTGTGCATACCTGTTTTGCGAACAAAGCAAACATTCTTTCTGGGATGCCTATGAACAGGTGTTGTTGTACACAAGACCATGAGGGAAGGTCATGTCTTCCAACTCTACTCATGcatggttaggcctcaactgagtattgtgtccattacTGGCATCGCTTGTCAGGAAAGCTGTGGAGGAACATTGGAGTCAGAGCGGGTccgagaagagcaacaaagatgttAAAGGTCTTGAGACACCTGACCTATGAAGGAGGTGAAAGATGggtttattttgttgaaaaagagaagatgagGGACACTGCGTAGCGTTTCGGTAATCTAAAAGGGACGAGGTGTATCAGTTGGAGGCGAGGGAAGAGAAACTATGTTTGACTTAGCTCTACGGTAGGCTCAGAGAATGCCCAGTTGTCCCCTCTCTAACTGCCAGCAAGAGTTTAGATTGAGacttaggaaaagttcctaactgatGGGTGGGTtacacactggaataaattgctatcGGGCGTCTCGTGGCTCTCCACTCTCTGGAGGTAGCTCTCTGTGCAAAGAGCCGCACATGCTTGAGGTTACGTATTGAGTGTCGCTCATCCAGGGGATGGTCTAAgcacagtatttggtcctgccatgaaggcaggggactggactcaatgacctctcgaggtcccttccaatcctagagtctatgaatctatgaatctgtccCACTCCTCTTTAGTTTGTGAGCTATACAATCTCAGAAGCTACTTGCCTACTGTATCTATCAAGGCTCTTCTATCAGGCCCATTACTGCACTGTCAAAAACACATGGTAGTGAGGCAGTACATCAGGTACAGAACCCGCAAATTCCCCTCCAATTTCTTTTTTCCCATATTTGTtatagtttcatagagtttaatgGGAGatgggaccattagatcatttagtctgacccgTAAATCACAGGCCCTTAAATTTCACCCATTTACTCCTGTATGGAGCCCAGTAACTtgtatttggctaaagcatatctttctgaaagaacatccagtcttgactggGAGACATCAAAGGTTGAAGACTAACTACAGCACGTGCTTATGCTCTTCAACCACAGTCTCCTTAGGTTTTCTGTCCTAATCTTTCTGCATTTTTTGTCTTCGCTGGCACATCATCCCCAATTGCAAATTATAAAGCAGACTGTTTTCTTCAGACATTGACTCCCCACCTGCGAATTTCAAAATCAGAACAAACTATTTCCTACTATTACTGAGAGCAGAAGGAACTTACACTATGGCCCACTGGAATGTAGTGGATGAAAGAGAAATAACCTGCTGAGTTGACCGCAAGGTTCTTAATGTAAATTCTTCTGCATTTCTACACTGTCTGCGTTGCACCTCATTACCCTTGTAGTGGCTGCTTCATAAACTAGCAAGAGATAGAGTAATAAAAAATATCAATATGAGTCAGGCACAGTGGAGGCAGAAGCTTGGAAAAGTTCCCCCTACTCAGCTTGACTAATAAACCGTAACTCCTACTCAAGTATATGTGGCCTAGTAGATAGTGCACTGGGCAGAgacacaggagacctgggttttgcTCCTAGCTCaactgctgggtgaccttgggcaagtggtTTTACCTCTGGGCTGTGCTTTCTCCAACTGCAAAAGGTTTGGTAATGATGCCGGatgggcggcagggggcagtcaagggcaggggttctgggggcaattgggggacagggagaaggggtggttgaatggggcaggagtcctggggggccagTCAGGactgagaggaggggttggatgggacagcgggattccaggggcggtcagggggcagggagcggggggagggtGGATGAGACAGGGGTTCCGGGAGgactgtcagggaacagggagagggggagttggatggggcaggagtcccaaggGGAAGCTGTAGGGGGCAAGCTAGGGGCtcggggctgggccatgcctggctgtttgaggTGGCACAGcttcccctaaccggccctccatacaatttctgaaacccgatgcgTCTCTCAGGCCGAAAAGTTTGCCCGCTTCTGCTATAAGAGCTGAGAATTATTACTACTGACTGTCAAGACACCTGTTGAAGTCAAGGCTCACGAAAGGCATATACTTGACACAAAGCCAAGGGGTCATGCAGAAAGGGCATATGGGAAAAGTTAATGGACTTAGAATTTAGAGTTGGAAATGAGCTGATCTGTTCCTTTCTAATGCAATTTTCTTTGCATTCGTGAGTGCTATATCTAGTGCTTTGTCTATTATGAAATGTTCCAAAATGTAGGACTTCCCATCATAAATATCAGTGAATTTATACTCGGGCTTTGTTTGCTGTAATGGATGGTTTTATTTTTCCACACCTACACAGATGTTGATGTTTCCCGTGGGTGTTCAATTGGTTCAGCCAGACTGGAAGTGGTATCTGAATCTATCAGCTCAGATTGCTTCTATGTCAGCAGGCAGATCCAGAAAATATTTCATGGGAATGAGCCTCAGCTGCAAATATGAGACCCAGGTTTTGGTCTGGATTTTAAAAACATCCTTCTCCCTTCAGGCATTTAGATTTGGAATTTTGGTTCACACCTGTTGCTACTCACAATGGATTAATGCATAGCCATTGTGGACCAGATTATAGCAAAAGACGGGTAGATTTTAAACCAATCAGCAGCTATAGCTgagtccagattttcaaaaggcctcaTCCCAGAAGGTTTTATTGTGACACTTTGGCTGCAAAacaccctttgaaaatctggccctaaattaatAGCTAATCTCTTTCTGTAGGAGTTCAGGTGGTTTTTCCACACTGGAAAGCGGGCTATTTCATctcttttgggggccctggaaagaGGTGAGGCATAAGGCAGATAAGCTGTAGAATCATTCAGATAACACATTGTCTTCGAGGTGGCATGAGACAATGAACAGAAATTATCAATCGTGATTGGTCGTGCTTTCTTGGGAAAAGATTGCTCATGCTACCCACCTGCCAGCACAATGTTATGACCAATGAAGGgcaaaaaaacaatatataaaaCTCACTTTTTGGTGTCAAAGTCATGATGGGCTTGACCTAGAACTCTGGATCCAAATGCCCCTGAACTTTGGAGTGTTCAAAATCTGCATCTGTATTTGAATGTTCCATCTCTGCTTTTCAGACGTATTCCTTTCCAAACAGCTCCTGAGAATGCAACCTATTATGATGAGCTATTGGTCTGTTCCAGGTTGGTGATTAATCATAGACTAGAATCATAGAttcttatattattatttattggggATGCTGTATAGCGGAGAAACAGCTGCTTGATACCGAAACGATTGTTGATTTCACTTGTAATTACATTTATGGTACACTGAGCAATGCCTACAACAGATGCTTAATGTAAAATCCAGTTCTGGATGTTGCCCATCAAATGCAtggcttttaaaaattcttttttcttctctttcttctttccttttcttatttcAGGAACAAGATGTTTGTGAATGTTAATCTATCTCAGCCttaaaaaaattgggaaaggAAAAATGGATCCTTTATATTTTTCCAGTGCTTTTGGCATGGAGGTGAGTGCCCAAGATGTAAATTCCTCCTCACTGATGAACATGACGAACAATAGAACTGTGACAGGACTTCCTGTGTCCAAAGATGTTCACACAGTTCTTATCTCTGTCATATACTTCCTTGTATGTGCAATCGGACTCAGTGGGAACACCTTGGTCATTTATGTGGTTTTGCGTCATGCCAAGATGAAAACAGTCACCAACATTTACATCTTGAATTTAGCCGTAGCCGATGTTCTCTTCATGCTTGGCTTGCCATTCCTGGCTACTCAGAACACCATCTCTTACTGGCCCTTTGGCTTCTTTTGGTGTCGGCTTGTTATGACCTTAGACGGCATTAATCAATTCACCAGTATCTTTTCCTTGACTGTCATGAGTATGGATCGCTACCTTGCAGTAGTTCATCCCATCAAGTCCACCAAATGGCGGCGTCCAAGGGTGGCCAAACTGATCAGTATAACGGTCTGGACTTTCTCATTCTTGATGGTTCTTCCAGTCATTATATTTGCAGATGTTCAGGAACACCTTCACACCTGCAACATGAACTGGCCAGAGCCAGTAAACATATGGTCAGCAGTCTTCATCATTTACACGTCGGTTTTAGGATTTTTTGGACCCCTGCTGGTGATCTGCCTCTGCTACCTGCTGATCGTGATTAAGGTCAAGTCTTCTGGGGTCCGAGTTGGGTCCACGAGGCGCAGGCGGTCAGAAAGGAAAGTGACCAGGATGGTGGTCATCATCGTGGTCGTCTTTGTGTTTTGCTGGCTCCCATTCTATATACTAAACATTGTCAATTTGATATCCACCTTGCCGGAAGAGCCTGGGTTACTTGGTGTTTACTTCTTTGTGGTGGTTCTGTCCTATGCAAACAGCTGTGCCAACCCCATACTTTATGGATTTCTCTCTGACAACTTCAAGCAGAGTTTTCAGAAAGTTTTATGTCTCCGGAAGGGGAATGGTGTTGAAGACGGAGATCCAACCAAGCACAGGCAGGAGAACAGCAGCCGCTTGCAAGAAGCAATGCTAACCCAGAGAAACATGGAATTCAATGGACATATGCAAACAAGTAAGGTGTGAGGTCCTGGCTTGAAaaactgtaaataaactgcagaactgaaaaactggtgggggatgtgtgtgtgtgtgcaaatcagAGATAAACTGAAATCCTGAGACTCACAAGCTCAAACAAATGTACATAGATTCCCTCTCCCCATGAATTAGGGATTATATTGAATTCTGTGGAATGCCTAAGGCATGTAGCTAAAGCAATAGGACATGTTATCACTTTCTCTTTCTATATGCGGGGGACAGATTTAGTGGTACAttctggctgctggctgccatTCTGGTGATGCACAGCAGCTGTGAGTCTGTTTTAACCATCCTATTTGTTTTGCGTTGCCGGATCAGCAAAAAGCAGAGAGTGTATTGGTTCATTTGCCCCAAAGTATTCTCAAAAGTTTGTTAAGTGagtgttttatattaaaaaaggaaaaagcactATTTCTTAAGTGGCAGTTTTCAAAGTAACATAGCTCACAGCACTAATTTACTGATCTTGGAAGTATGCATATGCCATAGTTTTGAAATGCTGCTTAACCATTTGCATTGTTTTACTGTAATTATCCCACATAAGAGACTCCAAATGCCCAGAAGTGTTTCAAGTCAATTGAACCTCCCCCCCACCTTGAAAAAGAATTATTAAATGAATGTGAAATGGAAAATTCATTCATAGTGCGTATAACATTCTAATCCAAGCTGCTTATGAAATGTAACGCCGTCACTTTATTACTATGTAAATGACAGTGATTGTGAAGTCCTGAAAAGCTGTTCTGTGTCTATTTATTGGTTCTGAATGTAAGTATGGATCtgaatttaaattgtattttcagaaattaaaacAAGTTGAATTCCCTCTTGGCTAGCAGGCTCTTATCTTTTCCTACCATTGTACGTCATCACATGCTGAAACTGATACAGCTTTGTCCTTGATGCTTAACTTATCATAGATCcaactattgttattatttattatttgtatgacaatAGGGCCTATGTGCTACAGCCAAGATCagaggcccattgtgctaggcactgtactaacACCTAATGAGAGACATTATGCCTTGACAAGCTTACAGCtgaagtagacaagacagacaggaaAAGAGAGGTCAGTGACAGATCCAGGAAGAGCACCtcaatctcctgagtcccagcccagtacCCTATCCAATGGACCAATCTGCTCCTCAGCCAAAAACGAGAAAAAAATACTGGTATACTGTTCTCCTCTTTCCAAACTAGCAGCTTGGTATTTTAATCCTGAAACAAGCTGTTTATTTTC contains:
- the SSTR5 gene encoding somatostatin receptor type 5 — encoded protein: MLIYLSLKKIGKGKMDPLYFSSAFGMEVSAQDVNSSSLMNMTNNRTVTGLPVSKDVHTVLISVIYFLVCAIGLSGNTLVIYVVLRHAKMKTVTNIYILNLAVADVLFMLGLPFLATQNTISYWPFGFFWCRLVMTLDGINQFTSIFSLTVMSMDRYLAVVHPIKSTKWRRPRVAKLISITVWTFSFLMVLPVIIFADVQEHLHTCNMNWPEPVNIWSAVFIIYTSVLGFFGPLLVICLCYLLIVIKVKSSGVRVGSTRRRRSERKVTRMVVIIVVVFVFCWLPFYILNIVNLISTLPEEPGLLGVYFFVVVLSYANSCANPILYGFLSDNFKQSFQKVLCLRKGNGVEDGDPTKHRQENSSRLQEAMLTQRNMEFNGHMQTSKV